A section of the Methanococcus vannielii SB genome encodes:
- a CDS encoding nucleoside deaminase has translation MTKFMEEAIKEAKLGAIEGGIPIGAVLVYKNKVIGRGHNKRIQKNSVVFHAEMDALENAGRINSSIYKDCELYTTLSPCIMCSGAILLYNIKKVIIGENKTFKGAEELLEKNGVKLEVLNDKNCIDMMEEFIKSNEELWNEDIGKE, from the coding sequence ATGACAAAATTCATGGAAGAAGCTATAAAAGAAGCAAAATTAGGGGCTATTGAAGGTGGAATTCCAATTGGGGCAGTTTTAGTCTATAAAAATAAAGTTATCGGAAGAGGGCATAACAAAAGAATTCAAAAAAATAGTGTAGTATTTCATGCAGAAATGGATGCACTTGAAAATGCAGGACGCATTAATTCTAGTATTTATAAAGACTGCGAGCTTTATACTACTCTTTCACCGTGCATTATGTGTAGCGGTGCAATTTTATTATATAATATAAAAAAAGTGATTATTGGGGAAAATAAGACGTTTAAAGGTGCAGAAGAACTTTTAGAAAAAAATGGTGTTAAACTGGAAGTTTTAAATGATAAAAACTGCATAGATATGATGGAAGAATTTATAAAAAGTAATGAAGAACTATGGAATGAAGATATTGGTAAAGAATAA
- a CDS encoding ABC transporter permease: MIESINLEIGKSLVNLIEFLIKNYSWFFDIISQVIKTIANFFSTLLFSINPYLLILIIGIITWKTVNLKTVPFAVIFLSIILMMGLWNMSIATISLILTSTIIALLIGIPLGILKARSKTINLIISPILDIMQTLPSLAYLIPAVLFFGIGEVPGIIATVIFAMPPAIKLTALGIEQVSDELVEVGRAFGSTSWQILTKIELPTALPSIMMGVNQAIMLSFSMVVIAGFIGSGGLGEVIISGIQRYSLAPALEAGIAVTFLAMIFDRITRNLVGSKN, translated from the coding sequence ATGATCGAGTCAATTAATCTTGAAATTGGAAAATCTTTAGTAAATTTGATTGAATTTTTAATTAAGAACTATTCGTGGTTTTTTGACATAATTTCACAGGTAATAAAGACTATTGCAAATTTTTTCAGTACTTTACTTTTTTCAATTAATCCATATTTACTGATTTTAATAATCGGGATTATAACTTGGAAAACGGTAAATTTAAAAACTGTTCCATTTGCAGTTATTTTTTTATCAATAATACTGATGATGGGATTATGGAATATGTCAATTGCAACAATATCTTTGATTTTAACTTCAACGATAATAGCGCTTTTAATTGGGATCCCTCTTGGAATATTAAAAGCACGTTCTAAAACTATCAATTTAATCATTAGCCCCATTCTCGACATTATGCAAACCCTTCCATCGTTAGCATACTTAATTCCTGCAGTACTTTTCTTTGGAATTGGTGAAGTTCCAGGGATTATTGCAACAGTTATATTTGCAATGCCTCCAGCAATAAAACTAACCGCACTTGGAATTGAGCAGGTATCGGATGAACTTGTGGAGGTGGGGCGTGCATTTGGGAGCACTTCTTGGCAGATACTAACGAAAATAGAACTGCCAACAGCGCTTCCTTCAATAATGATGGGGGTAAATCAGGCAATAATGTTATCATTTTCAATGGTCGTTATTGCAGGGTTTATTGGTTCGGGCGGGTTAGGTGAGGTTATAATATCGGGTATTCAAAGATACAGTTTAGCACCGGCTCTTGAAGCAGGAATTGCTGTTACATTCCTTGCAATGATCTTTGATAGAATTACTCGTAACCTTGTGGGTTCTAAAAATTAA
- a CDS encoding Rossmann-fold NAD(P)-binding domain-containing protein, which produces MVERIFDVDIVLTNKVVIDRNVFEKCPNLKYIWVTATGYNIVDVTSAVEFGVIVTNVPAYSTDSVS; this is translated from the coding sequence ATGGTTGAAAGAATTTTTGATGTAGACATAGTACTTACAAATAAAGTAGTGATTGATAGAAACGTTTTTGAAAAATGCCCGAATTTAAAATATATATGGGTTACTGCAACAGGGTATAATATAGTAGATGTTACTTCAGCTGTGGAATTTGGGGTAATTGTAACAAACGTTCCAGCATATTCGACAGATTCCGTTTCATAG
- a CDS encoding quaternary amine ABC transporter ATP-binding protein, which yields MGESILHVSELYKIFGKKPEKTYPLIKEGLSRQEIKEKTKQVVGLRNINFDVKKGEIFVIMGLSGSGKSTLLRCINRLIKPTSGKIILNNNIEISNMDEKKLLDIRREYFGMVFQKFGLLPTRTVLENVSLGLEIQGMGLEERINMSEKAISLVGLKGWEKSKISELSGGMQQRVGLSRALAIDPKILLMDEPFSALDPLIRLEMQELLLKIQKKMKKTIIFITHDLNEAVKLGDRIMILNEQGSIVQLSRPEDILLNPKNEFVESFVKDIDKTTVIRAESLAKKPEFTLNSQMDAKNAVKILNDLEYDFAYVLDESGKYLGISTKDGLEKSDLVCNAIHKIKPLKDIKTINQGLPQFISSEYPLPVVDEENMFLGYIKFKEVIDLVKN from the coding sequence ATGGGAGAATCAATACTTCATGTTAGTGAGCTTTATAAAATATTTGGAAAAAAACCTGAAAAAACCTATCCTTTGATTAAAGAAGGATTATCTCGACAGGAAATAAAGGAAAAAACAAAACAAGTTGTTGGCCTAAGAAATATTAATTTTGATGTTAAAAAAGGAGAAATATTTGTAATAATGGGACTTTCAGGAAGTGGGAAATCCACCCTACTCCGTTGTATAAATCGGCTGATAAAACCTACTTCTGGAAAAATAATTCTAAATAACAATATTGAAATTTCGAATATGGATGAAAAAAAATTACTTGATATTAGGCGAGAATACTTTGGAATGGTATTCCAAAAATTTGGATTACTCCCTACCCGAACTGTTTTGGAAAATGTCTCTTTAGGGCTTGAAATTCAAGGAATGGGGCTTGAAGAGCGAATTAACATGTCTGAAAAAGCAATTTCTTTAGTTGGACTAAAAGGCTGGGAAAAAAGTAAAATTTCAGAATTAAGTGGGGGTATGCAGCAGCGTGTTGGACTTTCAAGAGCACTTGCAATAGATCCAAAAATACTACTGATGGACGAACCTTTTAGTGCATTAGATCCATTAATTCGGCTTGAAATGCAAGAACTACTTTTAAAAATCCAGAAAAAAATGAAAAAGACTATCATATTTATCACCCACGATTTAAATGAGGCCGTAAAGCTTGGGGATAGAATAATGATATTAAATGAACAGGGAAGTATAGTCCAGCTTTCAAGACCCGAAGATATTTTATTAAACCCGAAAAATGAATTTGTAGAATCTTTTGTAAAAGACATCGATAAAACAACAGTAATAAGGGCAGAATCCCTTGCTAAAAAACCTGAATTTACACTAAATTCTCAAATGGATGCAAAAAATGCAGTTAAAATTTTAAATGATTTAGAGTACGATTTTGCGTATGTGTTGGATGAAAGCGGAAAATATCTTGGAATTTCAACTAAAGATGGCCTTGAAAAATCGGATTTAGTATGTAACGCCATTCATAAAATTAAGCCGTTAAAAGATATTAAGACAATAAATCAAGGGTTACCCCAATTTATATCTTCAGAATATCCCCTTCCCGTTGTTGACGAGGAAAATATGTTTTTAGGATATATTAAATTTAAAGAAGTAATCGACCTTGTAAAAAATTAA
- a CDS encoding glycine betaine ABC transporter substrate-binding protein, with protein sequence MNYKALLMIPILSLALLFSGCLNASENNDSEQKSLNLGLPPWPGVTVKSNVVKVILEEKGYAVKLNSLDAGLVYAKLAEGELDVLLAGWLPATHENYWNQYGDQLDKVNVNVEKTALGLAVPRHTYESGIQSITDLKGNGKIFNSRIVGIEPGAGIMSNTENAIEIYGLENYELKSSSTPAMMAELERAFNRNENIIVTVWEPHSVFFRFDIVMLDDPERVYGDGDKVYTIARKGLESDDPVLYEFFKKFKITPEIQSGWIYEYSDEGRNPEDVAREWVRNNSEIVSEWTSHMN encoded by the coding sequence ATGAACTATAAAGCATTACTTATGATTCCAATCTTAAGTTTGGCTTTACTTTTTTCAGGCTGTCTTAATGCTTCTGAAAATAATGATTCCGAACAAAAATCACTGAATTTAGGACTTCCCCCATGGCCGGGAGTTACCGTTAAATCAAACGTTGTAAAAGTTATTCTTGAAGAAAAAGGCTATGCTGTAAAATTAAATTCACTTGATGCAGGACTTGTTTACGCAAAACTTGCAGAAGGGGAACTTGATGTACTTCTTGCAGGATGGCTACCTGCAACCCATGAAAATTACTGGAACCAGTACGGTGACCAGTTAGATAAAGTAAATGTAAACGTTGAAAAAACTGCACTCGGACTTGCGGTTCCAAGGCATACATATGAATCAGGTATTCAATCGATTACTGATTTGAAAGGTAATGGAAAAATATTTAATAGTAGAATCGTAGGGATTGAACCTGGTGCAGGTATCATGTCAAATACTGAAAATGCAATTGAAATTTATGGATTAGAAAATTATGAATTAAAGTCAAGTAGTACGCCCGCTATGATGGCAGAACTAGAACGGGCATTTAATAGAAATGAAAATATTATCGTAACAGTCTGGGAACCTCACTCCGTTTTCTTCAGGTTTGATATAGTAATGCTAGACGACCCTGAAAGAGTATATGGGGATGGGGATAAAGTATATACCATTGCAAGAAAAGGTCTTGAAAGTGACGATCCAGTTCTCTATGAATTTTTTAAAAAATTCAAAATTACGCCAGAAATTCAAAGTGGATGGATATACGAATATAGTGATGAAGGAAGAAATCCTGAAGATGTTGCAAGAGAATGGGTTAGGAATAATTCTGAAATAGTATCTGAGTGGACTTCCCATATGAATTAA
- the bioA gene encoding adenosylmethionine--8-amino-7-oxononanoate transaminase — MENRNYSNEELKKFDKEYVWHPFTQMKEYQEGNPLLIEKGEGIYLIDVDGKKYMDAVSSIWCNFFGHSEKRIIDAIYNQALKIGHSTQLGCGNVPSAILAKRYVDFSPKQFTKVFFSEDGAEAVEIAVKMAFEYCKLKGFSNKTKFVSVKEGYHGDTIGTMSVGGSELFHGCFKPLLFDGYHASTPYCYRCKYYDFKDTDERNKLGCEMKCLLEMKELIKTHKNEIFCVILEAGVMGSAGMIPYPKGYIEGVAELCKELDIILILDEIATFGRLGRVFYSDLDELKELEKPDILCLGKGITGGYLPLALTLATDKIYKEFLGTFDECKQLFHGHTYSGNQITCASAIETLNILEETNICKEIRPNIEFLHERLDKLKELAPVGDIRKSGYMIGIELVKYKETKEPYDYGYKAGYKVAERLLEKGIYIRPIGNTLIFVLPLVIKLSEIEFLCKKIYESISELLAEKIL, encoded by the coding sequence ATGGAAAATAGAAACTATTCAAATGAAGAACTTAAAAAATTTGATAAAGAATATGTTTGGCACCCATTTACACAAATGAAAGAATATCAAGAAGGAAATCCACTTTTGATTGAAAAAGGAGAGGGAATTTATTTAATTGATGTTGACGGCAAAAAATACATGGATGCAGTTTCTTCAATTTGGTGCAATTTTTTTGGGCATTCTGAAAAGAGAATAATTGACGCAATTTATAATCAAGCTTTAAAAATTGGCCATTCAACACAATTAGGATGTGGAAATGTTCCTTCAGCAATTTTGGCAAAAAGGTATGTTGATTTTTCACCAAAACAGTTTACAAAAGTATTTTTTTCTGAAGATGGTGCAGAAGCTGTTGAAATTGCTGTAAAAATGGCCTTTGAATACTGTAAATTAAAAGGATTTTCAAATAAAACAAAGTTTGTATCTGTAAAAGAAGGTTATCATGGAGATACAATTGGAACAATGAGTGTTGGAGGTAGTGAACTGTTTCATGGGTGTTTTAAGCCGTTATTATTTGATGGATACCATGCAAGTACTCCTTATTGTTACAGGTGTAAATACTATGACTTTAAAGATACTGATGAAAGAAATAAACTAGGATGCGAGATGAAATGTCTTTTAGAAATGAAAGAATTAATAAAAACCCATAAAAATGAAATATTTTGCGTAATTTTAGAAGCGGGCGTCATGGGTTCTGCAGGAATGATTCCTTATCCAAAAGGATACATCGAAGGAGTTGCAGAACTCTGCAAAGAACTCGATATTATATTAATACTCGATGAAATCGCAACTTTTGGAAGACTTGGGCGAGTATTTTATTCTGATTTAGATGAACTAAAAGAGCTTGAAAAACCCGATATTCTATGCCTTGGAAAAGGAATTACTGGCGGATACTTACCACTTGCATTAACTCTTGCAACTGATAAAATATACAAAGAATTTTTAGGAACTTTTGATGAGTGTAAACAGCTTTTCCACGGCCACACGTATTCTGGAAACCAGATAACATGTGCATCAGCAATTGAAACTTTAAATATTTTAGAAGAAACTAATATCTGCAAAGAAATACGGCCGAACATTGAATTTTTACATGAACGTTTGGATAAATTAAAAGAACTAGCTCCAGTTGGAGATATTCGAAAATCAGGATATATGATTGGAATTGAACTTGTAAAATATAAAGAAACAAAAGAACCTTATGATTATGGTTACAAAGCAGGATATAAAGTTGCTGAACGGCTCCTTGAAAAAGGAATTTATATCCGGCCAATTGGAAATACATTAATTTTTGTGCTTCCACTGGTTATCAAATTAAGCGAAATCGAGTTTTTATGTAAAAAAATTTATGAGTCAATTTCAGAACTTTTAGCTGAAAAAATACTATAA